The following are encoded in a window of Rissa tridactyla isolate bRisTri1 chromosome 3, bRisTri1.patW.cur.20221130, whole genome shotgun sequence genomic DNA:
- the MORN2 gene encoding MORN repeat-containing protein 2, with protein sequence MGEAVCFKASFVFPNKDKYEGECKKTPEGALERNGRGVHTSANGTMYIGSWKNDKMNGIGRLEHPSGSVYEGEFRNNKFHGAGTYTLPNGAKYVGPFNENKMEGEGDFIDENGVEWNGTFHGSAAVGLKQKLKM encoded by the exons AAGCTGTGTGTTTTAAAGCGTCTTTCGTATTCCCAAATAAAGATAAGTATG AGGGGGAGTGCAAAAAGACACCTGAGGGTGCCCTCGAGAGGAATGGTCGTGGAGTCCACACCAGCGCCAATGGAACTATGTACATCGGCAGTTGGAAAAATGACAAG ATGAATGGTATCGGAAGGCTAGAACACCCTTCTGGGTCAGTTTATGAAGGCGAATTCAGAAACAACAAATTTCATGGGGCCGGAACCTACACACTTCCAAATGGAGCAAAGTACGTTGGACCATTCAATGAGAACAA AATGGAAGGTGAAGGAGACTTTATCGATGAAAATGGAGTGGAGTGGAATGGCACATTTCATGGCTCAGCAGCAGTGGGActgaagcagaagctgaaaatgtAG